A window of Paenibacillus phoenicis genomic DNA:
GGAAGAACTCTCGTTAAGGAACTCGGCAAAATGACCCCGTAACTTCGGGAGAAGGGGTGCCTCGGTAGGGTGAATAGCCCGAGGGGGCCGCAGTGAAAAGGCCCAAGCGACTGTTTAGCAAAAACACAGGTCTGTGCGAAGCCGCAAGGCGAAGTATACGGGCTGACGCCTGCCCGGTGCTGGAAGGTTAAGGGGAGCGGTTAGGGTTTAGCCCGAAGCTGTGAACCGAAGCCCCAGTAAACGGCGGCCGTAACTATAACGGTCCTAAGGTAGCGAAATTCCTTGTCAGGTAAATTCTGACCCGCACGAATGGCGTAACGACTTGGGCGCTGTCTCAACGAGAGATCCGGTGAAATTTTAATACCTGTGAAGATGCAGGTTACCCGCGACAAGACGGAAAGACCCCATGGAGCTTTACTGCAGCTTGATATTGGACTTGGATACGATTTGTACAGGATAGGTGGGAGCCTAGGAAGCCGGAGCGCCAGCTTCGGTGGAGGCGCCGTTGGGATACCACCCTGATCGTATCTAGGTTCTAACCTGGTGCCGTGATCCGGTACGGGGACAGTGTCAGGTGGGCAGTTTGACTGGGGCGGTCGCCTCCTAAAGAGTAACGGAGGCGCCCCAAGGTTCCCTCAGAATGGTTGGAAATCATTCGAAGAGTGCAAAGGCAGAAGGGAGCTTGACTGCGAGACTGACAAGTCGAGCAGGGACGAAAGTCGGGCTTAGTGATCCGGTGGTACCGCATGGAAGGGCCATCGCTCAACGGATAAAAGCTACCCTGGGGATAACAGGCTTATCTCCCCCAAGAGTCCACATCGACGGGGAGGTTTGGCACCTCGATGTCGGCTCATCGCATCCTGGGGCTGAAGTAGGTCCCAAGGGTTGGGCTGTTCGCCCATTAAAGCGGTACGCGAGCTGGGTTCAGAACGTCGTGAGACAGTTCGGTCCCTATCTGTCGTGGGCGTAGGAAATTTGAGAGGAGCTGTCCTTAGTACGAGAGGACCGGGATGGACGCACCGCTGGTGTACCAGTTGTTCCGCCAGGAGCACAGCTGGGTAGCTAAGTGCGGACGGGATAAGCGCTGAAAGCATCTAAGCGTGAAGCCCCCCTCAAGATGAGATTTCCCCGTATGTAAGACCCCTTGAAGACGACAAGGTTGATAGGCCTGAGGTGGAAGTGCCGTAAGGCATGGAGCTGACAGGTACTAATCGGTCGAGGGCTTATCCAAAATTCACCCCAAAAAGTGAAGCGGAGGCTTCGGAGAGTACACCGAGTACTTTTCGGGGACCCCGGGAACTGAACAGGGGCTAAAATGCAAATCTAGTTTCGTATCCAGTTTTCAAGGATTCAACCTTGAACCGATTTTTAGCTGCACGCCTTTTATAAGGTTTGATCTTTTGCTGAAGCGGAAAGCGCGGAAGTAAAAGCAGCGCAAAAATCATGTTTGGTGGCAATGGCGGAGGGGTTCCACTCGTTCCCATCCCGAACACGACCGTTAAGCCCTCCAGCGCCGATGGTACTTGGACCGAAGGGTCCTGGGAGAGTAGGACGCTGCCAAGCAAAGAAGAAAGAGCACTACCGATGATCCGGTGGTGCTCTTTTTGTGTTTGACTTGTGCTTGCCCGAGCTGGAAACCTGCAAAAGTACAGTTTTTTTCGGAGAAATCCCGATTTTTGAGCCGAAGCCTGCAAAAGTGCAGTTATTTTTTCGTGATTTGGGGCAATGGAGCAAATCGGCCCCAAAAGCCTGCACTTTTGCAGGGATTTTGGGCAAAATGGCAATTTCTCCTCACAAAAACTGCATTTTTGCAGGAATCGCGTGGAGGGGCAGACGGTACAATACTGCAGCTGAGATACCGCTCTTGAGATACCGCTCTTGAGATACTGCTCATGAGTTATACTATGCCATACTTAAACTTTACCCCAATCGAGCCAATCCGGGATCACTGTGGGGAGCTGCAAATGCGGCTAAAGCTGCTAGTGTGTAGTGTGAACGAAAGGTGTTATGATATAAAAAATTTGATGATCCCGCGTATCGTTCCTTCCGAAAAATACGTTTATACCGGTGAGTAAGTCTTCAGCTTACTCCTGGTTGGTCGAAGACTGGTGTGAGGGCATGACACAAGATGGATCATTGGAGATCGCGAGATCTTACACTACAGATGGAGGTGTGTTCCGGTGCCTATAGCAGCTAAGGAGCGTGATCTGCAGAGATCCGTGTCTGCACGGTCCCGTTCAGAAAGGGGCAACTTTCAAACATGGGTCCAATTGTACGGTACCGCACTGCGCAATTACTGCCGATCTATCACCGGATCCGTTTGGGAAGGCGACGATTTGGCGCAGGATACATGGCTTAAGATATGGTCGGCGACGCAAGGGAAAGGTGATGACGTTCAACTCACACGAGCCTATCTTTACCGTGCCGCCCAGCATGCTTGGATCGACCGTAATCGCAAACGGAAGCTTCCGGTTGAATCGCTCCCCCTGGACGAACATCTGCAAGCGCCGGAACCGACCGATCCTGCTGCAGTGTGGGCCGCAATGGAGACGCTGGTTGACGAGCTTTCGCCTCTACAACGCACCGCGCTGCTGCTGATTGATACTTTAAAATATACAGCTGGCGAAGCAGCGCAGTTGATTGGGTCGACGGAAGGGGCGGTGAAAGCCGCCTTGCACAGAGCTCGGGTCAGACTGCGGAATACAGTGAAGGGTTCCAGACGAGGAGTTGCAGCGCCACCGGAGGGTGAGGTTCAATCCATGAAGGAGGACACCTTACCCGAGGCTTTCACCGACGATGTACTCGTTCTTGCCTACATGGATGCGATTCGCCGAGAAGACGCGGCTGCGCTGGCGATGCTGTATAACGACGCCCGGCCTCAGGATGTGGTTCCGGTGGTAACTCTCCAGTCGTACCGTCGCAGCTCTTTACGAAGCAAGGTAGACACTCTTGTTGCCGATCCGGTGCAGAACCATCTGATGTTGATGTCCTACGGTCTTGCCGCCTGATTTGAAGGAGGGTAAGCCATGAGTTCAGTCATTCCTTACGTCATTGAGCAAACCGGCCGGGGAGAGCGGTCGTATGACATTTATTCACGTTTGCTGAAGGATCGGATCGTGTTTCTCGGTTCCGCGATTGATGATCAGGTTGCGAATAGCATTATGGCGCAAATGCTATTTTTGGCGGCGGAGGATCCGGAGAAGGATATTTACTTTTATATCAACAGTCCGGGCGGCTCGACGTCAGCTGGCTTTGCGATCTACGATACGATGCAGTATGTGAAACCCGACGTGCAGACGATCTGCTCTGGAATGGCGGCGTCTTTTGCCGCGATCCTGTTAATGGCCGGGGCAAAGGGCAAACGATTTGCTCTTCCCAACAGCGAGATCATGATTCACCAACCGCATGGAGGTGCCCAAGGGCAGGCCAGCGACATTGCGATCAGTGCTAACCGGATATTGCGAACCCGAGCCGTGCTGAACACCATTGCCGCGGAATGCACCGGTCAACCCCTAGAGCGGATTGAAAAAGACATGGACCGAGATTATTTCATGAGCGCAGACGAAGCGCGCGAGTATGGGATCATCGACCAGGTGATTACGCCCAATAAGCGTTAGCTGAGCGAAGTGTATACAAGGAAAATACAAGGACGGAAGAAGGCGCCCAAGGCTTCTCCGTCCTATTTCTTTTTGCAGAATCAAACGAAGGGGAATGGGGCAGGATTAGCATCAGAATACCTGCAAATTTTAGGTCAATGTACGCGACAAATAGACACTCGTATTCGCTGGGAGGCCGCCTGTTACTTTGCTTGCGCTTGTCCTTGACAGCCCAGAGGGGCTTTGCTAAGATGGGAACAATATATTTTCGTAAGCGGCTATACGGTCTTGATATATAAGGGTTGTGTCTTCATAGGGATTACACGGTAGTCGTTTTTTTTATACCCGAATTTCAGGAATAAAGCCCAGCAAATCATCAAAATTCGAAGGAGGATTCATCACGGTGTGGGAAAGTAAATTTGACAAGGAAGGCTTAACGTTTGACGATGTGCTTCTGATTCCCCGTAAATCGGAGGTATTGCCTAAAGAGGTGGACGTGTCCACTCGGCTTAGCGACAAGGTGAAGCTGAATATTCCGTTGATCAGTGCAGGCATGGACACGGTCACCGAAGCGGCGCTGGCAATCGCCATCGCACGGGAAGGCGGCATTGGGATCATCCATAAAAATATGCCGGTCGAACAACAAGCTGAAGAGGTCGATCGGGTGAAGCGCTCCGAGAGCGGCGTTATCACCAATCCTTTCTCGCTGACTCCAGATCATCTCGTATCCGATGCAGAGCAGGTTATGGCCAAGTTCCGCATTTCCGGCGTGCCGATTGTGAATGAAGAGCAGAAACTGGTGGGGATTTTGACCAACCGTGACCTGCGCTTTGTTCATGATTATAATATCAAAATCAGCGACGTCATGACGAGAGACAACCTGATTACCGCTCCGGTGGGAACATCGTTGCACGAAGCAGAAATTATTTTGCAAAAGCATAAAATCGAGAAGCTTCCGCTCGTTGACGAACAGAATATTCTGAAAGGCCTTATCACAATCAAAGATATTGAAAAAGCGATCCAATTCCCGAATGCGGCTAAGGATGCCCAAGGGCGCTTGCTTGTTGGCGCAGCGGTTGGCATCTCCAAGGATACTTTTGAACGGACGGAGGCCTTGGTGAAAGCCGGCGTTGACGTCATTACAGTCGATTCGGCGCATGGCCATCACATTAACATTATTGATGCTGTGGCCGAGCTTCGCAGACGGTATCCGGACTTGACGATCATCGCAGGGAACGTAGCGACAGGCGAGGGAACGAGAGCTTTGATCGAAGCCGGAGCTTCCGTTGTGAAGGTGGGGATCGGACCGGGTTCGATCTGTACCACCCGCGTCGTCGCTGGGATCGGCGTGCCGCAAATCACGGCAGTATACGATTGCGCGACAGTTGCCCGTGAATACGGAATTCCGATTATCGCGGACGGCGGCATCAAATACTCCGGCGAAATTACCAAAGCGATCGCGGCCGGTGCGCATGCGGTCATGCTGGGCAGCTTGTTTGCCGGGACCGAGGAAAGCCCTGGCGACTCGGAAATCTATCAAGGGCGTCGGTATAAGGTATACAGAGGCATGGGCTCGCTGGGTGCCATGAAGCAAGGCAGTAAGGACCGCTACTTCCAGGACGATGACAAGAAGCTCGTTCCGGAAGGGATTGAAGGACGCGTAGCGTATAAGGGACCGCTCTCGGATACGATCCACCAACTCATTGGCGGTCTGCGTTCCGGGATGGGGTATTGCGGCACGAAGACGCTCGAAGAGCTGCGGAACGATACGCAGTTTGTGCGCATCACGGGTGCCGGCCTGCGCGAAAGCCATCCGCATGACGTACAAATCACCAAAGAAGCGCCTAACTACTCGATTCAATAAACTCGTAAATTTCGATAGAAATGAGCTGACCATAATATTCCAACACTGGCAGGGCGTTTTCCGCCCTGCTTGTCTTTTTTTACAGGTACCCCTGTGATAGAATAGATAAAGCAAAATGAAAGAATATGAGGGGAGCTTTAAGGGCATTGAAACTCAAACAACCACAACGCAAATCGACAACTAAACGGCGTTTCCTGCGCAAAGGCGTTGCTTCTGTGCTGCTGCTGAATGCGCTAGTATTCTCTCTCGCGCCGGCGATGGCGCTGGCCGAAGGGGAACAGACAGAATCTACTACTGCCGAAACAACGACAACCGAAACGACGACAGTGCAAACGGCTACCTCAATTCCTTCCGTGGAGTCTTTAGGTTTGGAAGTCAGCGCTGCGATCTTGCTCGAGCCTGTCTCTGGACAAATCTTATTGAATGTTAATGGGGAACAACCGCTGCCTCCGGCCAGCATGACCAAGATGATGACCGAATATATCGTGGCGGAACTTGTGAAACAAGGAAAGTTCACCTGGGATGACGTAGTGACCGTAGGGAGAAATGCTGCCCAAACGATCGGTTCACGGATTTTTCTGGCCGAAGGGGATCAACATACTGTAGAAGAACTATATACGGCGATGGCGATTGCCTCCGCCAATGATGCGACGGTTGCTCTGGCAGAATATGTGGCCGGTTCCGAGCAGGCTTTTGTGAAAATGATGAACGATGAAGCCAAGCGGATGGGAATGAAGACCGCCCACTTTGCGAACTCGACCGGTTTGGATATCGCAGATATGCCGGCGGAATTCCGTCCGACCGATGGGAAAGAAACCGTAATGTCCGCGCTGGATGCTGCTATTTTGGCCAAATATATCGTAACGGACCATCCGGACTTTACCCGCTTTACAACGATTCAAAGCAAGAAGTTCCGCGACCGCGATACCGCGCCGATGGTGAACTTGAACTGGATGCTGGAAGCCAATAAGAACGTCACGAACTTTAAACAATTTGCTTACGAGGGTTTGGACGGTCTGAAGACGGGACACACCTCCAATGCCGGTAACTGCTTTACAGGTACAGCAGTGCGTAACGGAATGCGGCTAATTAGCGTGGTCATGGGTACCGCTTCGGACAAAGCCCGCTTTGTGGAAACGCGGAAAGTCCTGGACTACGGGTTCAATAACTTTGAAACGAAACAAATCGTGCCGCCGAAGACGACGGTGGCTGGAATTGAAACCGTTACGGTGAAGAAAGCCAAAAATACGGAAGTTCCGGTGGTAACCGATCAAGCGGTTAGCTTCGTTGTGCCGAAAGGCGCAGATACGAGTGCGGTTGA
This region includes:
- a CDS encoding RNA polymerase sigma factor; translation: MSARSRSERGNFQTWVQLYGTALRNYCRSITGSVWEGDDLAQDTWLKIWSATQGKGDDVQLTRAYLYRAAQHAWIDRNRKRKLPVESLPLDEHLQAPEPTDPAAVWAAMETLVDELSPLQRTALLLIDTLKYTAGEAAQLIGSTEGAVKAALHRARVRLRNTVKGSRRGVAAPPEGEVQSMKEDTLPEAFTDDVLVLAYMDAIRREDAAALAMLYNDARPQDVVPVVTLQSYRRSSLRSKVDTLVADPVQNHLMLMSYGLAA
- the clpP gene encoding ATP-dependent Clp endopeptidase proteolytic subunit ClpP yields the protein MSSVIPYVIEQTGRGERSYDIYSRLLKDRIVFLGSAIDDQVANSIMAQMLFLAAEDPEKDIYFYINSPGGSTSAGFAIYDTMQYVKPDVQTICSGMAASFAAILLMAGAKGKRFALPNSEIMIHQPHGGAQGQASDIAISANRILRTRAVLNTIAAECTGQPLERIEKDMDRDYFMSADEAREYGIIDQVITPNKR
- the guaB gene encoding IMP dehydrogenase — its product is MWESKFDKEGLTFDDVLLIPRKSEVLPKEVDVSTRLSDKVKLNIPLISAGMDTVTEAALAIAIAREGGIGIIHKNMPVEQQAEEVDRVKRSESGVITNPFSLTPDHLVSDAEQVMAKFRISGVPIVNEEQKLVGILTNRDLRFVHDYNIKISDVMTRDNLITAPVGTSLHEAEIILQKHKIEKLPLVDEQNILKGLITIKDIEKAIQFPNAAKDAQGRLLVGAAVGISKDTFERTEALVKAGVDVITVDSAHGHHINIIDAVAELRRRYPDLTIIAGNVATGEGTRALIEAGASVVKVGIGPGSICTTRVVAGIGVPQITAVYDCATVAREYGIPIIADGGIKYSGEITKAIAAGAHAVMLGSLFAGTEESPGDSEIYQGRRYKVYRGMGSLGAMKQGSKDRYFQDDDKKLVPEGIEGRVAYKGPLSDTIHQLIGGLRSGMGYCGTKTLEELRNDTQFVRITGAGLRESHPHDVQITKEAPNYSIQ
- a CDS encoding D-alanyl-D-alanine carboxypeptidase family protein; the encoded protein is MRGALRALKLKQPQRKSTTKRRFLRKGVASVLLLNALVFSLAPAMALAEGEQTESTTAETTTTETTTVQTATSIPSVESLGLEVSAAILLEPVSGQILLNVNGEQPLPPASMTKMMTEYIVAELVKQGKFTWDDVVTVGRNAAQTIGSRIFLAEGDQHTVEELYTAMAIASANDATVALAEYVAGSEQAFVKMMNDEAKRMGMKTAHFANSTGLDIADMPAEFRPTDGKETVMSALDAAILAKYIVTDHPDFTRFTTIQSKKFRDRDTAPMVNLNWMLEANKNVTNFKQFAYEGLDGLKTGHTSNAGNCFTGTAVRNGMRLISVVMGTASDKARFVETRKVLDYGFNNFETKQIVPPKTTVAGIETVTVKKAKNTEVPVVTDQAVSFVVPKGADTSAVEAKVTLADESNLTAPLKQGTKVGTVTYTFKAPGMDQTLEKTVNLITAEDAEKAGWFTLVMRAIGDFFSDLFNGIKNLF